From the genome of Candidatus Nitrosocosmicus oleophilus, one region includes:
- a CDS encoding DNA adenine methylase — protein MYKTNTTSFLKWAGGKRRLVTSLDKLTPTSVDRYFEPFLGSGAFFFHLVQSRKHFKAYLSDSNPHLINTYREVRDNVNELIEILMDHQISYHENGEKYYYSVRDNQSNKTNTEAAAKFIFLNKTCYNGLYRVNKIGNFNVPHGRYFNPKICNKEKLIDCSSLLNNEEVKIVCDIYKNTTLKCKEKDFVYLDPPYFPVSRTSNFTDYTKESFGIQQHQELASEFDRLDSIGSKVLLSNSNSEYVKSLYKKYCILKVKSTRSINCNADRRSDHHDLIISNYNRRIKDTEKTAHKLNKPMISKIVSD, from the coding sequence TTGTACAAAACCAATACAACATCTTTTTTAAAATGGGCAGGTGGAAAGAGAAGGCTAGTTACATCGTTAGACAAACTTACACCCACTAGCGTTGATAGATATTTTGAGCCTTTTTTAGGTAGTGGTGCTTTTTTCTTTCATTTAGTCCAATCAAGGAAACACTTTAAAGCTTACTTATCAGATTCAAATCCTCATTTAATCAACACGTACAGAGAAGTAAGAGATAACGTAAATGAACTGATAGAAATTCTTATGGATCACCAAATCAGTTATCATGAAAATGGAGAAAAGTATTACTATTCCGTTAGAGACAATCAAAGTAATAAAACCAATACAGAAGCAGCAGCAAAGTTTATTTTCTTGAATAAGACATGTTATAATGGATTGTACAGGGTGAACAAGATAGGAAACTTTAATGTTCCCCATGGGAGATATTTTAATCCAAAAATATGCAACAAAGAGAAGCTTATTGATTGCTCAAGTTTGCTTAATAATGAGGAGGTAAAGATTGTTTGTGATATTTATAAAAATACTACTTTAAAGTGTAAAGAAAAGGATTTTGTTTATTTGGATCCTCCCTATTTTCCAGTATCAAGAACATCAAACTTTACAGATTACACTAAAGAAAGTTTTGGAATTCAACAACACCAAGAATTGGCGAGTGAGTTTGATAGACTAGACAGCATTGGCTCTAAAGTATTGCTCTCTAATTCTAATTCAGAATATGTTAAATCATTATATAAAAAATACTGTATTTTAAAGGTGAAATCTACTAGGAGTATTAACTGCAATGCAGATAGGAGAAGTGATCACCACGACTTGATAATCTCAAATTACAATAGAAGAATAAAGGATACAGAGAAGACAGCCCATAAGTTAAACAAGCCGATGATATCAAAAATAGTAAGCGACTGA
- a CDS encoding helicase C-terminal domain-containing protein: protein MRSFFPLDYVRPNQDNVLGELDQALKSDYKFIFLEAPTGFGKSAVAVTLARFLGSSHICTSTKDLQTQYNRDFPYLSEVKGRNNFPCIVKEDMGIRESCEYGPCLKDDDFDCLYKTRMSDYDVKSEGTIYENVDINKFALKKYYDKAKEHSQLVKIEWQPCHYYHQKWISIKSSHTIYNYKYFLSDLFYSSGVNKRKLLILDEAHTLESEVSSFKNIVFSKDSLIRFFPKINLPDNKQTDVETWIDFCGGLKEQFTSYVEKSANILGSGDNNQDMHISEKNLIDAINYEKNLLTFLEDLRINKENWLVTNITKNEIDNKLSRIKLEPLVVSSYFTDIFDKGSVSLLMSATILSKENLCKAVGLKNDDVKFIRVENSDFPIKNRPIYLMNVAWLNARTMTESLPNIVKVLDNLLSVHKNDKGIIHTTSYSQVQFIKNNLSKENLSRLIETNPKFDRNEMILKHTQSAKPTVLISPSMFLGVDLKDDLSRFQVIVKVPYPDLTDKKVSVLKQRNPKWYEWNTILRLIQAYGRSVRNADDYANTYILDSSVSFLLKNGKEMIPKWFSEAIITR, encoded by the coding sequence ATGCGAAGTTTTTTCCCTCTAGATTATGTACGTCCAAACCAGGATAATGTACTTGGTGAACTTGATCAAGCACTCAAATCTGATTACAAATTCATATTTTTAGAAGCACCAACGGGATTCGGAAAGAGTGCGGTTGCAGTAACGCTAGCACGGTTTCTGGGCAGTTCTCATATCTGCACCTCAACTAAGGACCTTCAAACCCAGTATAATAGAGATTTTCCATATCTTTCTGAAGTTAAAGGTCGAAATAATTTTCCATGCATCGTTAAAGAGGACATGGGCATAAGAGAAAGTTGCGAATATGGACCTTGCCTGAAGGATGATGATTTTGATTGTCTCTATAAGACTAGAATGAGTGATTATGATGTAAAATCTGAAGGTACCATTTATGAGAACGTGGATATAAACAAATTCGCGTTAAAAAAATATTATGACAAAGCAAAAGAACATTCCCAGCTTGTTAAAATCGAGTGGCAGCCTTGTCATTATTATCATCAAAAATGGATTTCAATAAAATCTAGTCATACTATCTATAATTACAAATATTTTCTATCTGATCTCTTTTATTCATCTGGTGTAAACAAAAGAAAGCTTTTGATCTTAGATGAAGCTCATACGTTAGAATCTGAAGTATCTTCGTTCAAAAATATTGTATTTAGTAAAGATTCTTTAATCAGGTTCTTTCCAAAAATAAATTTACCTGATAATAAACAGACCGACGTCGAAACATGGATAGATTTTTGTGGAGGATTAAAAGAACAATTTACTAGTTATGTTGAGAAATCCGCAAATATTTTGGGATCAGGTGACAACAATCAGGACATGCATATTAGCGAAAAGAATCTTATCGACGCCATCAATTATGAAAAAAATTTGCTTACTTTTTTAGAGGATTTACGCATTAACAAGGAAAATTGGTTAGTTACAAACATTACTAAAAATGAAATAGACAATAAACTTTCAAGAATTAAATTAGAACCACTGGTGGTATCAAGTTATTTTACAGACATTTTTGATAAAGGTTCCGTTTCATTATTGATGAGCGCTACTATCTTAAGTAAAGAAAACCTGTGCAAGGCGGTGGGATTAAAGAACGATGATGTAAAGTTTATACGAGTTGAAAATTCTGATTTCCCAATCAAAAATAGACCCATATATCTGATGAATGTAGCTTGGCTAAATGCAAGAACCATGACTGAGTCTTTGCCAAATATAGTAAAAGTGCTTGATAATCTTCTTTCTGTACATAAGAATGACAAGGGCATAATTCATACAACGTCATATTCACAGGTTCAGTTTATCAAGAATAACTTGTCCAAGGAAAATTTATCAAGACTCATTGAAACCAATCCAAAGTTTGATAGAAATGAAATGATACTAAAACATACTCAAAGTGCAAAACCAACAGTCCTCATATCTCCATCCATGTTTTTAGGAGTGGACCTTAAAGACGATCTTTCTAGATTCCAAGTAATAGTAAAAGTTCCATATCCTGATTTAACTGATAAGAAAGTCTCGGTACTAAAACAGCGTAATCCAAAGTGGTATGAATGGAATACGATACTTCGACTAATACAAGCATATGGAAGAAGTGTTAGAAATGCTGATGATTATGCTAATACGTATATTCTTGATAGCAGTGTTTCGTTTTTATTAAAAAACGGGAAAGAAATGATTCCCAAATGGTTTTCGGAAGCTATTATTACAAGATAG
- a CDS encoding DNA topoisomerase VI subunit B translates to MPNKSASTVLDSTEDKIRVEVEELKRDSSPSTTKLEKYKIIYNKKAESEFFVDNSALAGFTGERILYMAIRELIENSLDSCESFSILPSIKVSLKIFDQANDLWMLACEDNGTGINSDKLPIAVCSFLTSAKYMEKQQRGLFGVGLKMVAAFSTKDTDFPIKVWNKSIDEQDEYYFELRTDIGTNKPIVLSKKLLPKQHSRIQDTSGFRIEVILRAKLVPITKNKIYEYVSETSIVNPYSSITFETDDGIFQFNRRTSIMPNPAQEILPHPSDMDLKTLKKAISKFQTQKMSLPKILSSSFQKLSYEKAKDIVTNTGLSLKTPTGDFSEHDLIKIVNICKKTKFQNPNTDHLSPIGQEVLTIGMMSEYTIVSNKGNDTTGVTVTVPSFPPTSPTTPALATAEKPILNNTNSNPQVTNDTVTASTFESVQNDETRPTPFKNSLLKSNFSVKVLKPVLTTYTSRTCVINNRPTVVETGLAYGGDIPSFKLYRFANKIPLLYDEGSDVAREVISEVEINKMGITKKQAKEQFSVNKESKKDRVIEVLPLHIFFHICSTKIPYKTAGKESIASEGELKYYMKSCLSELYRKLSTQIRKELKLKEAENKIRLYKHYLPFIVDSINESLGSKNSKLNESFTRLIENHLSKKPQIDIGDASSADSTLPVQAFEKMDLAGTDLEPDIQEPQKTKDTQKTKETKDTKDTKDTKDTKDTKDTKNMVSSKPNLNKLESKKKDNKKVDPILAGKLTKVDPTRNVTKYKKPKGTNKKLIIKEQDTTNKKNKSLTIKTNVNRTKMNKSPKNAPNQSKTKEVQSTIDFYSKRVNKGKKK, encoded by the coding sequence ATGCCGAATAAATCTGCCTCCACCGTCTTAGATTCTACCGAAGACAAAATAAGAGTAGAAGTTGAAGAATTAAAGAGGGATAGCTCTCCATCAACAACAAAGCTAGAAAAGTATAAAATTATTTATAATAAGAAGGCAGAATCCGAATTTTTTGTGGATAATTCCGCATTAGCTGGGTTTACCGGTGAACGTATCTTATACATGGCCATTAGAGAACTGATAGAAAACTCTTTGGACTCTTGCGAAAGTTTTTCGATTCTGCCGTCTATTAAAGTTTCATTAAAAATTTTTGATCAAGCTAATGATTTATGGATGTTGGCGTGTGAAGACAATGGAACCGGGATAAATTCAGATAAACTACCTATAGCAGTTTGCTCTTTTCTAACTTCTGCCAAATACATGGAGAAACAGCAAAGGGGACTCTTTGGAGTTGGTTTGAAAATGGTGGCGGCTTTTTCTACAAAGGATACCGATTTTCCAATAAAAGTATGGAATAAATCAATTGATGAACAGGATGAATATTATTTTGAGTTAAGAACTGATATCGGAACCAATAAACCTATTGTATTGTCAAAAAAATTGCTGCCTAAACAGCACTCTCGTATTCAGGACACATCTGGTTTTAGGATAGAAGTAATTTTAAGGGCAAAGTTAGTACCTATTACTAAGAACAAAATTTATGAGTATGTTTCTGAAACGAGTATTGTAAATCCATATTCATCTATAACCTTTGAAACTGATGATGGCATATTTCAATTTAATAGAAGGACATCAATAATGCCTAATCCGGCACAAGAAATCTTGCCCCACCCTTCCGATATGGATCTAAAAACCTTAAAAAAAGCGATCTCTAAATTTCAAACTCAAAAAATGTCTTTACCAAAAATTTTAAGTTCGTCTTTTCAAAAGCTTTCCTATGAAAAGGCAAAGGATATTGTTACTAATACTGGATTATCATTAAAGACCCCTACTGGTGATTTTAGCGAGCATGATCTTATTAAAATTGTAAACATTTGCAAAAAAACCAAATTCCAGAATCCAAATACAGATCATTTGAGCCCTATTGGACAAGAAGTTCTCACAATAGGAATGATGTCCGAATATACCATTGTTTCAAATAAAGGGAATGATACTACAGGAGTAACGGTTACCGTCCCCTCCTTCCCTCCCACCTCCCCTACCACCCCCGCCCTTGCCACAGCTGAAAAACCTATTCTTAATAATACCAATTCTAATCCTCAAGTGACCAATGATACTGTTACTGCATCAACTTTTGAATCAGTACAAAATGACGAAACAAGACCAACACCATTCAAAAATAGTCTATTAAAATCAAATTTTTCAGTTAAAGTCCTCAAGCCTGTACTTACCACTTATACATCAAGAACATGTGTCATAAATAATAGGCCCACAGTAGTAGAAACTGGTTTGGCTTATGGTGGTGATATTCCATCATTCAAGTTATATCGTTTTGCTAATAAGATTCCTCTATTGTACGATGAAGGGTCCGACGTTGCTAGAGAGGTTATATCAGAAGTAGAGATTAACAAGATGGGGATCACTAAAAAACAAGCAAAGGAACAATTTTCCGTCAACAAAGAATCCAAAAAAGATAGAGTCATTGAGGTTTTACCATTACATATTTTTTTCCATATTTGTTCGACCAAAATCCCTTACAAAACCGCCGGAAAAGAGAGCATTGCTTCAGAAGGCGAACTGAAATACTATATGAAATCATGTCTATCGGAACTATATAGGAAATTAAGTACACAAATACGAAAAGAGCTCAAATTAAAGGAGGCAGAAAATAAGATCAGATTATATAAACACTATCTGCCTTTCATAGTCGATTCAATAAATGAATCACTTGGTAGTAAAAATTCAAAATTAAACGAATCGTTTACTAGATTGATTGAAAATCATTTATCCAAAAAACCACAAATAGACATAGGCGACGCTTCTTCTGCTGATTCTACTTTGCCCGTTCAAGCATTTGAAAAAATGGATCTTGCAGGTACAGATCTAGAGCCGGACATACAGGAGCCCCAAAAGACCAAAGATACCCAAAAGACCAAAGAAACCAAAGATACCAAAGATACCAAAGATACCAAAGATACCAAAGATACCAAAGATACCAAAAATATGGTCTCTTCTAAACCAAACTTGAACAAGCTAGAAAGTAAGAAAAAGGACAATAAAAAAGTCGATCCTATCTTAGCTGGCAAATTAACTAAGGTTGATCCTACAAGAAATGTTACTAAATATAAAAAACCCAAAGGAACAAACAAGAAATTAATCATCAAAGAACAGGACACTACAAATAAGAAAAACAAGAGTCTCACTATAAAAACAAATGTTAACAGGACAAAAATGAATAAATCCCCTAAAAATGCTCCAAATCAATCTAAAACCAAAGAAGTTCAATCAACGATAGATTTCTATAGTAAAAGGGTAAATAAGGGTAAAAAGAAGTAA
- a CDS encoding zinc-domain-containing protein: MFSMDARCVNCNNKANFDIEKNKIKCEKCGMEIDYDEYIEQMKEKAVTLADNFQSSWDKGGF; this comes from the coding sequence ATGTTTTCCATGGATGCCAGATGTGTAAATTGCAACAACAAGGCAAATTTTGATATTGAAAAGAATAAGATAAAATGTGAAAAATGTGGAATGGAAATAGATTACGATGAGTATATTGAACAAATGAAAGAAAAAGCTGTTACTTTAGCAGATAATTTTCAATCAAGTTGGGATAAGGGAGGATTCTAG
- a CDS encoding acyl-CoA thioesterase, with protein MTNEFQPPQDKPKKTVQESEAETTIVMLPSDANPLGNVFGGMILKYVDLLAGLVAKRHAGHANIVTASIDSMTFLKPVYIGNALILKARINYVRRSSMEAEVKIVAEDLNSSLKVHTGTAYVTLVALDEKGKPTEVPQLRLRDEDEKRRFLEGQTRMETRLKNRKR; from the coding sequence TTGACAAACGAGTTTCAACCACCACAAGATAAACCCAAAAAAACAGTCCAAGAATCAGAAGCTGAGACGACAATAGTAATGCTGCCTTCCGATGCTAACCCGCTTGGAAATGTTTTTGGCGGAATGATTTTAAAATATGTGGATCTGTTGGCCGGTCTAGTGGCAAAGAGACATGCAGGTCATGCAAATATTGTAACAGCAAGCATAGATAGCATGACATTTCTAAAACCAGTGTATATTGGAAATGCTTTGATTTTAAAGGCAAGAATAAATTACGTTAGAAGAAGTTCTATGGAAGCTGAGGTAAAAATAGTAGCAGAAGATCTAAACAGTTCCCTAAAGGTTCACACCGGCACTGCATATGTAACCCTAGTAGCACTAGACGAAAAAGGAAAGCCTACAGAGGTTCCTCAATTACGATTGAGAGATGAGGATGAAAAAAGAAGATTTTTAGAAGGACAGACCAGAATGGAAACGAGGCTAAAGAATCGGAAAAGGTAA
- a CDS encoding NADPH-dependent FMN reductase, producing the protein MTIKLLGIAGSMRSNSYSFKALEHALKIAKNNYNAEINLFDLRKNRLPIYEPNLNHDHIQTAEKESLQMANTLVKWADAIILTSPDYHGSMSGVLKNFLDYFWKEFSGKTFGYICASHEKGLTVMEQMRTAVRQCYGWSMPYGISTSSDDFDDAGNITNKKTLLRIEMLSRDLVYYGKAIRNQFLTDASNKVKESYSFLTANKD; encoded by the coding sequence ATGACAATAAAATTATTGGGAATTGCAGGAAGTATGAGGAGCAATTCCTATAGTTTTAAAGCATTGGAACACGCTTTAAAAATAGCTAAGAATAATTATAATGCAGAGATTAATTTATTTGACCTCAGGAAAAATAGATTGCCTATTTATGAACCAAATTTAAATCATGATCATATTCAAACAGCAGAAAAAGAAAGCTTACAAATGGCAAATACCCTAGTCAAATGGGCAGATGCGATTATTTTGACTTCCCCCGATTATCATGGCTCAATGTCAGGAGTATTAAAGAATTTTTTAGACTATTTTTGGAAGGAATTTTCTGGAAAAACATTTGGATACATTTGTGCATCTCATGAAAAAGGCCTTACAGTAATGGAACAAATGAGGACTGCAGTAAGACAATGCTACGGTTGGAGTATGCCATATGGCATATCCACAAGCTCCGATGACTTTGATGATGCAGGCAACATAACAAACAAGAAAACATTACTAAGGATAGAAATGCTATCTAGAGATTTGGTATATTACGGAAAAGCTATTAGAAATCAATTTCTCACAGACGCCTCAAATAAAGTCAAAGAATCTTATTCATTTCTTACAGCAAATAAAGACTAA
- a CDS encoding S6e family ribosomal protein, which produces MVEFKVVISDSKGKSTSQELKDKSAQPLLGSKLGDILESSILGFKEGKIKLTGGSDKSGTPMRSDLHGATKKYVLMTKGVGMRNLAPGERKRKLVRGNMITEEIYQLNCRLIDATLPEKEQQTSTQEEAQVTK; this is translated from the coding sequence TTGGTAGAATTTAAAGTAGTTATTTCAGATTCAAAAGGTAAAAGCACTAGTCAAGAGTTGAAGGATAAGAGTGCTCAACCACTATTAGGTTCTAAGCTTGGAGACATATTAGAATCATCTATTTTGGGATTTAAGGAAGGGAAAATAAAGTTAACCGGCGGGAGCGACAAATCAGGTACACCTATGAGATCAGATCTACACGGGGCTACAAAAAAATATGTCCTCATGACTAAGGGAGTCGGAATGCGAAATCTAGCACCTGGAGAAAGAAAAAGAAAATTGGTTAGAGGGAATATGATCACAGAGGAAATTTATCAATTAAATTGTCGACTGATTGATGCGACATTGCCTGAAAAAGAACAACAAACTTCAACACAAGAAGAAGCCCAGGTAACTAAATAA
- a CDS encoding DEAD/DEAH box helicase has product MVSFEELGIEKSIVKALKETGIEQPFPIQESIIPLILKGEDVIGRSNTGTGKTAAFVLPMLSKLNPKNFLQGLILVPTRELAIQITSTINQLVKYSNLRSVAIYGGQNFQMQRKILNKGVNIVVATPGRLLDHMNQGTITLSKINFLVLDEADRMLDMGFIDDIKEILSYIDSKKQICLFSATMPDSIMQLAKEQMHNPKQISIEKTISQANINQSYLMLYEKDKFQQLVSTLKPISNNDESHIIVFTATKQRARDLTYKLRNDDFYVDSIHGDLNQRQRESTLSRFRNKKFNILIATDVASRGLDITTVSHIINYDIPDDVETYFHRIGRTARAGANGTALSFVSQHDMFTLRKIQNIAANSLKNLNTEYGIEVDFKFNSAPRPNRFRSNYGRRGYSQSRVPGEQRSRNNYDNSSSRYPSRNNYDNSSSRYPSRRLSGITRPLGRRNNYNRDSD; this is encoded by the coding sequence TTGGTTAGTTTTGAAGAACTTGGTATTGAAAAATCTATAGTTAAAGCATTGAAAGAAACAGGAATCGAACAACCATTTCCTATTCAAGAATCAATAATTCCACTTATTTTAAAAGGAGAAGATGTTATTGGTAGATCGAATACAGGAACTGGTAAAACAGCCGCATTCGTACTACCTATGTTGAGTAAGTTAAATCCGAAAAATTTTCTACAAGGACTAATTTTAGTTCCTACCAGAGAATTGGCTATACAAATTACAAGCACTATAAATCAACTTGTAAAATATAGCAACCTGAGGTCCGTTGCAATCTATGGCGGGCAGAATTTCCAAATGCAGAGGAAAATACTCAATAAAGGTGTAAATATCGTAGTTGCAACCCCAGGAAGACTCTTGGATCACATGAATCAAGGAACTATTACGTTAAGCAAGATTAATTTCCTTGTCCTTGATGAAGCAGATAGAATGTTAGATATGGGTTTTATTGATGATATCAAAGAAATCCTTTCTTATATCGATAGTAAAAAGCAAATTTGCCTTTTCTCTGCAACGATGCCGGACTCCATTATGCAACTTGCCAAAGAACAAATGCATAATCCGAAACAAATTAGCATTGAAAAGACAATTTCACAGGCAAACATAAATCAATCATACTTGATGCTTTACGAAAAGGACAAATTTCAACAATTAGTTAGCACTTTGAAACCTATTTCAAACAATGACGAAAGTCATATTATTGTATTTACGGCAACAAAGCAAAGGGCTAGAGATCTGACGTATAAATTAAGAAATGACGACTTTTATGTAGATAGTATTCATGGAGATTTAAATCAGAGACAAAGGGAAAGCACCCTTTCAAGATTTAGAAATAAGAAATTCAACATTCTTATCGCTACAGACGTCGCATCCAGAGGATTAGATATTACTACTGTCAGTCATATTATCAACTATGATATACCTGATGATGTAGAGACATATTTCCATAGAATAGGGAGAACAGCAAGAGCAGGAGCAAATGGTACCGCACTTTCCTTTGTTTCACAACACGACATGTTTACCCTCAGAAAAATACAAAATATTGCAGCAAACTCGCTAAAGAATTTAAACACAGAATATGGAATAGAAGTAGATTTCAAATTCAATAGTGCTCCTAGACCTAATCGCTTTAGATCAAATTATGGCAGAAGAGGATATAGTCAAAGCAGGGTTCCAGGAGAACAAAGGTCAAGGAATAACTATGACAATAGTAGCAGCAGGTATCCATCTAGGAATAACTATGACAATAGTAGCAGCAGGTATCCATCTAGAAGACTAAGTGGTATTACTAGACCACTTGGTAGAAGGAATAACTATAATAGAGATTCAGACTAA
- a CDS encoding EF-Tu/IF-2/RF-3 family GTPase has translation MNSFNFVLLGDTTIANELGKKGTSSDITIYDRKTNDKIISYCFPNTYPEKLQPLLQSIAMSNYAIINISKLDSFLGEQLIAVDIFGIKNGFIIYGYEIDVEKVKNIMKNTGLSSFQILDSLEQLKNRIAEMESKTETEKETETDLEVKGDESLQPPKACIVVDHVFDVKGVGTVVLGTVKQGEIKTYDELVLSPSSKTVVIKSIQMHDDPVNISKKNSRVGLAIKGASAKDISRGDVITSPGFAKIAAADFQLRFIKNPYFKEEISETQNYMMSVGLQIRTVKIKVMPDSILSISFEKPLAFVKKDLCILFKPDSKGMRIMGHGIME, from the coding sequence TTGAATAGTTTTAATTTTGTTTTACTAGGGGATACAACAATTGCGAATGAGTTGGGGAAAAAAGGGACTTCAAGTGATATCACCATCTATGACAGAAAAACTAATGATAAAATCATCTCTTATTGTTTCCCTAATACTTATCCTGAAAAACTTCAGCCTCTTCTACAGTCAATAGCAATGTCTAACTATGCTATCATTAATATCTCCAAACTCGATTCTTTTCTTGGCGAACAGCTTATAGCGGTTGATATTTTTGGCATAAAGAATGGTTTTATTATATATGGTTATGAGATCGACGTTGAAAAAGTAAAAAATATCATGAAGAATACTGGCTTATCATCATTTCAAATACTGGATAGTTTAGAACAACTGAAAAACAGGATAGCTGAAATGGAATCAAAAACAGAAACAGAAAAAGAAACAGAAACGGATTTAGAAGTTAAAGGAGATGAAAGTCTCCAACCTCCTAAAGCCTGTATTGTAGTAGATCATGTGTTTGACGTTAAGGGAGTAGGTACAGTAGTTCTGGGAACCGTGAAACAGGGGGAAATTAAAACTTATGATGAGTTAGTTTTAAGCCCATCAAGCAAAACTGTGGTTATCAAATCCATTCAAATGCATGATGATCCAGTGAATATCTCAAAGAAAAATTCACGTGTAGGTCTGGCAATTAAGGGTGCATCTGCTAAGGATATATCAAGAGGAGATGTTATTACATCTCCAGGGTTTGCTAAGATAGCAGCAGCTGACTTTCAATTAAGGTTTATCAAGAATCCATACTTTAAGGAAGAAATATCTGAAACACAGAATTATATGATGAGTGTAGGCCTTCAGATAAGGACTGTGAAAATAAAGGTAATGCCTGATTCAATTTTATCGATTTCATTTGAAAAACCACTAGCATTTGTAAAGAAGGATTTGTGCATTTTATTTAAACCGGATTCAAAGGGTATGCGGATTATGGGCCATGGAATCATGGAATGA
- a CDS encoding DNA topoisomerase IV subunit A, giving the protein MSIAKKQEFVTIIKRIMRKISDDVIKQNQMPILDLPKIGYDNTVWSDEKRMLTTGDKKVEVSPDSVKKIPTFAQYLVMANAVKKLLDEDMESTIRGMYYATLSNVGDDKNKQKFWTGQEDSDNAIKAVELLTGIPREEFSVTSKPKGMISGPIKLRVGGDIIDCNLGSRATSQLIPTNMGDVQIDDVKADFVMVVEKDTVLNNIRKSGFIQKYNAILLTGSGEPDRATRMMVKILNEQWKKPVVVFADADPWGLGIALRYKIGSESLSYDSERLVTPNAQVLGMMFSDIYQYNIPEVARLTASDEDINRANDMKKKPWMQNKQWQKELNLFLNKKEKCELDAFFKHGFKYLSETYLPQKLRMVGLI; this is encoded by the coding sequence TTGTCTATTGCAAAAAAACAAGAATTTGTGACTATCATAAAAAGGATTATGAGAAAAATATCTGACGATGTAATCAAGCAAAATCAAATGCCTATCTTGGATTTACCAAAAATAGGATATGATAATACAGTCTGGTCCGATGAAAAAAGAATGCTTACGACAGGTGACAAAAAAGTTGAAGTTAGTCCCGATAGTGTAAAGAAAATACCCACTTTTGCTCAATATTTGGTCATGGCCAATGCGGTAAAAAAACTACTTGATGAAGATATGGAAAGTACTATTCGAGGTATGTATTATGCAACCCTTAGTAATGTTGGAGATGATAAAAACAAGCAAAAATTTTGGACAGGCCAAGAGGATTCTGATAACGCAATAAAAGCTGTCGAACTTCTAACTGGAATCCCGAGAGAGGAGTTTTCTGTAACTTCAAAACCTAAAGGAATGATTTCTGGCCCTATAAAATTACGGGTTGGGGGTGATATTATAGATTGCAATCTTGGAAGCAGGGCTACATCTCAACTTATCCCTACTAATATGGGGGATGTCCAAATAGATGATGTCAAGGCGGACTTTGTAATGGTGGTCGAAAAAGATACTGTTCTAAATAATATAAGAAAATCTGGTTTTATTCAGAAATACAACGCTATTTTATTGACTGGATCGGGTGAACCGGATCGTGCAACAAGAATGATGGTGAAGATTCTAAATGAACAGTGGAAAAAACCTGTGGTAGTTTTTGCCGATGCAGATCCTTGGGGCTTAGGTATTGCTTTAAGGTACAAAATTGGTAGTGAATCGTTGAGTTATGATAGTGAAAGGCTGGTAACTCCAAATGCTCAGGTCCTTGGAATGATGTTTTCAGATATTTATCAGTATAACATTCCAGAAGTTGCTCGGTTGACAGCAAGTGATGAAGATATTAATAGAGCCAATGACATGAAAAAGAAGCCTTGGATGCAAAATAAACAATGGCAAAAAGAACTAAATCTCTTTTTAAATAAAAAGGAAAAATGTGAATTGGATGCTTTTTTTAAACATGGATTTAAATATCTATCCGAAACCTATTTGCCTCAAAAGCTTCGTATGGTAGGATTAATCTGA